The nucleotide sequence GCATCACTATCCCTGGCGACAACATCTGACGCCCACCGACTACGATCTTGGCAAAGGTAAACGCAATATCGTGACGGGCGGCCGCCTGGACAAACGCTACCTGATCACCGTACCCGCAGCATTCCACGACGAAAGGCTCTTTGAGGAATCATTCCATGGACAGGAATAGCCCCTATGCCCGGCAGGTGGACCTGCTGGTGCAGCTCTTGCCGTTTGTATTTCAGGAGCAATGCTTTGCCCTCAAGGGCGGCACGGCCATCAACCTGTTTGTACGGGATATGCCACGACTCTCGGTGGATATTGACCTGGTTTATCTACCCGACGGCAACCGGGAACAGGCGCTCACCGCCGTGCACGACGCACTGGATCGCATCAGCGCCTCGCTACAACAAGCCTGGCCAGATGCCACTGTGATCAAAAGCTATGAGCAGAAGCCTGATGCACTGAGACTGGTAGTCACGCGCAACAACGCCACCGTGAAAATAGAACTTTCTCCGGTTTTGCGGGGCACCGTCTATGCACCGGCAACCCTGCCTGTCATGCCCAAAGTAGAAGATACCTTTGGTTTTGCCGAAGCAAACGTAGTGTCGATGGCTGATATTTATGCGGGCAAGCTGTGTGCGGCACTGGACCGGCAGCACCCGAGGGATCTGTTCGACGTGTTGCTGCTACAAGAGAACGAAGGCACCACCGACGAAATACGACGCGCCTTCCTGATCTATCTGATCTCACACAACCGCCCGATGGAGGAACTGCTGGCGCCTCAGTGGAAACCATTGAGCGGCATTTTCGAAGGCGAATTCCAGGGCATGACAGAACGTCAAACCAGCGTGGACGAACTGGCGGCTGCGGGCAAAACAGCCCTGCATGATGTGCTCACACAGATGACAGAGACCGAAAAGCGCTTTCTTTGCAGCCTGTATGATCCAATACCTGATTGGCCCCTGCTTGAACTGCCGCATGTCAAAGACCTCCCCGCAGTGCGGTGGAAGCTGCAAAACATCAGCAGGATGAGCAAGGAAAAACGGCTGGCATCACAGGCAGCACTGCAAAACGTTCTGTTCCCGGTGCACTGATCAGATATGTTCCAGCGCCTCGGCCAGCGTGGATACCGCAATCACCTGCATGCCCTCGATGGCCGCGCGCGGCTTGTTCGCCCTGGCGATGATGGCCTTGCGGAAGCCATGCTTGGCGGCTTCGGACAGGCGATCCTGCCCCTGCGGCACCGGGCGGATTTCCCCGGACAGCCCTACTTCACCGAACACCACCAGTTCACGCGACAGGGTGCGGTCACGGAAACTGGACACAATGGCCAGCAACAGCGCCAGGTCAGCGCCGGTTTCCATCACCTTGACGCCACCGACGACATTGGCAAACACGTCCTGGTCGCCCACCTGAATACCGCCATGGCGGTGCAGCACCGCCAGCAGCATCGCCAGCCGGTTCTGTTCCAGGCCCACGCAGACGCGACGGGGATTACCGAAGTGGCTCTGATCCACCAGCGCCTGCAGCTCTACCAGCAGCGGCCGGGTGCCTTCCCAGACCACGGTGACCAATGAGCCCGAGGCAATATCGTCGGCGCGGTTAAGAAAGATCGCCGACGGGTTTTTCACTTCCTTCAAACCTTCCTGGGTCATGGCGAACACGCCCAGCTCGTTCACCGCGCCAAAGCGGTTCTTCAGGCCGCGCAAGGTGCGAAAGCGTGAATCGGTGGAGCCTTCCAGCATCAGCGAGCAGTCGATCATGTGTTCCAGCACTTTCGGGCCGGCCAGGGTGCCGTCCTTGGTGACATGGCCGACCAGCAGCAGCACGGTACCGGTCTGCTTCGCGAAGCGGGTCAGCGCGGCGGCGGATTCTCGCACCTGTGCCACCGAGCCTGGCGCGGATTGCAGTGCGGTGAGGAACATCACCTGGATGGAATCGATCACCAGCACTTTCGGCTTTTCCTTGCGCGCCAGATCAAGAATGCGCTCGACATCGGTTTCTGCCGCCAGCTTCAACTGGTCACGCGGCAATTGCAGGCGCTCGGCCCGCATCGCCACCTGGGCGGGGGATTCTTCGCCGGTGATGTACAGGCAGGGCTGCTGTGCCGCGAGACGACACAGGGTCTGCAATAGCAACGTGGATTTGCCGGCGCCCGGATGGCCACCAATCAGCACCGCCGAACCCGGCACCAGGCCGCCGCCCAGCACGCGGTCCAGCTCGCCGATGCCGGTGGTGATGCGCGGTGTTTCGGTCAGTTCGATCTGGTCCAGGCGCTGGACATCGGCCAGTTCCCCCGCGTAGCCACTGCGGCTGGCCGATGACGCGGCGCGTGCCGGCGTGGCCGGATCAACGACAAATTCGCTCAGCGTATTCCAGGCACCACAGGCGCTGCACTGGCCTTGCCATTTGGGATAGTCTGCACCGCATTCATTGCAGACAAAGGCGGTTTTGCGTTTGGCCATGATTCGTCCCTGTTGATCCGTCAGGCGCTACCGGCAATCACGCGGCGCACACGCGGTGTAACCTGGCAAAACAGCGCATAACTGATGGTGCCGCAGGCAGCGGCCACCTCGTCCACACTGACCGTGTCGCCCCACAATTCAACCTCGTCACCCGGCCGCGCCTGCGGGATGTCGGTCACATCGACCGCGAGCATGTCCATCGACACGCGGCCGGCAAGCACCGTGCGCACGCCGTTCACCGCCACCGGCGTCGTGCCCGGCGCATGGCGCGGGTAACCGTCGCCATAACCGAGCGCCACCACACCGATGCGGCTGGGCCGCGTCGCAGTCCAGGCCGCGCCATAGCCAACGCTTTCACCCGCTGGCACATCATTGACGGCAATCAGTCTTGCGCTCAGGCGCTGGGTCACGGACAGGCCGAGAGAGACCGCCGTATGGCCGGCCAGCGGCGAACCGCCATAGAGCATGATCCCTGGCCGCACCAATGCGCCATGGCTGTCGGGATAGCGACACAGCCCGGCCGAATTGGCAGCGCTGAACGGCAGGCCATGTCCGGCCGCCAGCTGTTGCACCTGTTCAAGCTGGCGTGCGCTCATCACGTCCTGTTGCAGGTCCGCGCAGGCGAAGTGGCTCATCACACCGGCCACTTGCACCTGCGGCAAGGCTGCCAGGCGTTTCAGCGCGTTGCCGCATTGCACCACCGGGAAACCCAGGCGATGCATGCCGCAATCCACTTTCAGCCACACGCGCACGCCTGCGGGGAGCCGGGTCGTTTCCAGCAATGCCAGTTGCCAGTCGCTGTGCAGCACAAGTTGCACGGACTGTGCGGCGGCGGCCAGCAGTTCGTCGCGAT is from Isoalcanivorax pacificus W11-5 and encodes:
- a CDS encoding nucleotidyl transferase AbiEii/AbiGii toxin family protein, producing the protein MDRNSPYARQVDLLVQLLPFVFQEQCFALKGGTAINLFVRDMPRLSVDIDLVYLPDGNREQALTAVHDALDRISASLQQAWPDATVIKSYEQKPDALRLVVTRNNATVKIELSPVLRGTVYAPATLPVMPKVEDTFGFAEANVVSMADIYAGKLCAALDRQHPRDLFDVLLLQENEGTTDEIRRAFLIYLISHNRPMEELLAPQWKPLSGIFEGEFQGMTERQTSVDELAAAGKTALHDVLTQMTETEKRFLCSLYDPIPDWPLLELPHVKDLPAVRWKLQNISRMSKEKRLASQAALQNVLFPVH
- the radA gene encoding DNA repair protein RadA encodes the protein MAKRKTAFVCNECGADYPKWQGQCSACGAWNTLSEFVVDPATPARAASSASRSGYAGELADVQRLDQIELTETPRITTGIGELDRVLGGGLVPGSAVLIGGHPGAGKSTLLLQTLCRLAAQQPCLYITGEESPAQVAMRAERLQLPRDQLKLAAETDVERILDLARKEKPKVLVIDSIQVMFLTALQSAPGSVAQVRESAAALTRFAKQTGTVLLLVGHVTKDGTLAGPKVLEHMIDCSLMLEGSTDSRFRTLRGLKNRFGAVNELGVFAMTQEGLKEVKNPSAIFLNRADDIASGSLVTVVWEGTRPLLVELQALVDQSHFGNPRRVCVGLEQNRLAMLLAVLHRHGGIQVGDQDVFANVVGGVKVMETGADLALLLAIVSSFRDRTLSRELVVFGEVGLSGEIRPVPQGQDRLSEAAKHGFRKAIIARANKPRAAIEGMQVIAVSTLAEALEHI
- the alr gene encoding alanine racemase is translated as MTRGTVLEIRPAALAANARRARELAPGASVYAMVKANAYGHGLTLAASTFSPLVDGFGVALMEEAQALRDAGVTQPLLLLEGFFDRDELLAAAAQSVQLVLHSDWQLALLETTRLPAGVRVWLKVDCGMHRLGFPVVQCGNALKRLAALPQVQVAGVMSHFACADLQQDVMSARQLEQVQQLAAGHGLPFSAANSAGLCRYPDSHGALVRPGIMLYGGSPLAGHTAVSLGLSVTQRLSARLIAVNDVPAGESVGYGAAWTATRPSRIGVVALGYGDGYPRHAPGTTPVAVNGVRTVLAGRVSMDMLAVDVTDIPQARPGDEVELWGDTVSVDEVAAACGTISYALFCQVTPRVRRVIAGSA